The Vespula vulgaris chromosome 4, iyVesVulg1.1, whole genome shotgun sequence genome has a segment encoding these proteins:
- the LOC127063237 gene encoding xaa-Pro aminopeptidase ApepP isoform X5, with protein sequence MMNLLMNLPMQPNMRERRGRVIEKTREINKSKYWSGQNRWKLDRKWNRISSGSSGLTKLQKSPEFLFYNYNGAKRSYCPLSEHIGNQPVNRKDTSLRLRQLRSEMVRVASIETAPLHGYIVTSDDEHQSETVDPRDMRREFLTGFYGSAGDAVVTLAKAVLWTDGRYHLQADLELDCNWILMKRGRKPIPTITEWLKHEFQNRPNIRIGADPKLVPAAIWEAWEIDLVNTSISLVAVRKNLVDLIWQVGRPNYNSYSAYPLKKEYAGKSWQEKIKDIRLQMSLVKADALVVTALDEIAWLFNIRGYDLPHTPVLRSYVIVTQGSLHLYTSKHKLLRSVDTHLKMDSCFHADCVKWHNETCIWDDLRTMSQAWKKVWLPTPCGYAQGASKEIFSSIPIEKRLPKASPIIDLRAVKNEIEAEGMRKAHIRDGMAMCDFLAYIEEQISLNSEGWDEMQVSRVVNEFRLEQELNKGISFATIAAYGAHAALPHYEPINLTNVPIGKTSMLVIDSGGQYLDGTTDVTRTLHFGEPTEEQKKAYTRVLIGSIQLSSLIFPDDLMTDQLDVLARRPLWSTGNDYMHGTGHGIGHFLSVHESPISISYTGGMTVTLKPGFFLSNEPGFYKKDDFGVRLENILEVVTTNISKTTGQNFLKFRDVTLVPYEPKLIDFNMLTPMHSCCSVL encoded by the exons gttTAACAAAGTTACAGAAGAGTCCAGAAttcttattttacaattacaaTGGCGCCAAAAGATCTTATTGTCCTTTGAGTGAACATATCGGTAATCAACCTGTTAACAGAAAGGATACATCTTTAAGATTAAGACAATTAAGATCTGAAATGGTCCGAGTAGCATCAATCGAAACAGCACCACTGCATGGTTATATCGTAACATCAGATGACGAACATCAg AGCGAAACCGTTGATCCACGAGATATgagaagagaatttttaaCCGGATTTTATGGTAGTGCTGGAGATGCAGTTGTAACATTAGCAAAAGCTGTTCTGTGGACAGATGGAAGATATCATCTGCAAGCAGATTTAGAACTCGATTGCAATTGGATACTCATGAAGAGAGGACGAAAACCC ATTCCAACAATAACAGAATGGTTGAAACATGAATTTCAAAATCGGCCAAACATCCGAATAGGTGCAGATCCGAAGTTAGTACCTGCAGCTATATGGGAAGCTTGGGAAATAGATTTAG TAAATACATCCATAAGTTTGGTGGCAGTTCGCAAAAATTTGGTGGATTTAATTTGGCAAGTAGGACGACCAAATTACAATTCTTACTCAGCATACccattgaaaaaagaatatgcaGGGAAATCATggcaagagaaaataaaagatataagattACAAATGAGTCTTGTCAAGGCAGATGCTCTTGTAGTCACAGCATTAGATGAAATAGCTTGGCTCTTCAATATTCGAGGATACGATCTCCCTCATACTCCTGTTCTTAGATCCTACGTCATCGTTACACAAGGATCTCTTCATCTTTATACATCCAAACATAAACTTTTGCGATCCGTTGATACTCATTTAAAAATGGACTCTTGCTTCCACGCGGATTGCGTCAA aTGGCACAATGAAACGTGTATCTGGGATGATTTAAGAACGATGTCTCAAGCATGGAAAAAAGTTTGGCTACCAACACCATGTGGATATGCTCAAGGAgcttcgaaagaaatattttcttcc ATTCCAATTGAAAAACGATTACCAAAAGCATCGCCTATAATTGATCTAAGAGcggtaaaaaatgaaatcgaagCTGAAGGGATGAGGAAAGCTCATATCAGAGATGGCATGGCCATGTGTGATTTTCTTGCTTATATAGAAGAACAAATATCTTTAAATTCTGAGGGATGGGACGAGATGCAAGTATCCAGAGTCGTAAACGAGTTTCGTTTGGAACAGGAACTTAACAAGGGTATTTCCTTTGCAACGATTGCTGCTTACGGTGCTCATGCTGCGTTACCTCATTACGAACcaattaatttaacaaatgtaCCTATCGGGAAAACTTCGATGTTGGTTATTGATTCAGGTGGACAGTATTTAG aCGGTACAACAGATGTAACAAGAACATTACATTTTGGAGAACCTActgaagaacaaaaaaaggcATACACAAGAGTATTAATAGGATCGATACAGTTATCTTCTTTAATCTTTCCAGATGATCTGATGACTGATCAGCTTGATGTATTAGCTAGGAGACCTCTTTGGAGTACTGGTAATGACTACATGCATGGTACTGGTCACGGGATTGGACACTTTTTATCCGTTCATGAAT ccCCAATTAGTATATCATATACAGGTGGTATGACTGTTACTTTAAAGCCaggattttttttatccaatgAACCAGGATTTTACAAAAAGGATGATTTCGGTGTAcgtttagaaaatatacttgAAGTCGTAACTACCAATATATCG AAAACAACAGgacaaaatttcttaaaatttcgGGACGTCACTCTTGTACCATACGAACCTAAATTGATAGACTTTAATATGTTAACACCAATGCAC TCCTGCTGTAGTGTCCTTTGA
- the LOC127063237 gene encoding xaa-Pro aminopeptidase ApepP isoform X1: protein MMNLLMNLPMQPNMRERRGRVIEKTREINKSKYWSGQNRWKLDRKWNRISSGSSGLTKLQKSPEFLFYNYNGAKRSYCPLSEHIGNQPVNRKDTSLRLRQLRSEMVRVASIETAPLHGYIVTSDDEHQSETVDPRDMRREFLTGFYGSAGDAVVTLAKAVLWTDGRYHLQADLELDCNWILMKRGRKPIPTITEWLKHEFQNRPNIRIGADPKLVPAAIWEAWEIDLVNTSISLVAVRKNLVDLIWQVGRPNYNSYSAYPLKKEYAGKSWQEKIKDIRLQMSLVKADALVVTALDEIAWLFNIRGYDLPHTPVLRSYVIVTQGSLHLYTSKHKLLRSVDTHLKMDSCFHADCVKWHNETCIWDDLRTMSQAWKKVWLPTPCGYAQGASKEIFSSIPIEKRLPKASPIIDLRAVKNEIEAEGMRKAHIRDGMAMCDFLAYIEEQISLNSEGWDEMQVSRVVNEFRLEQELNKGISFATIAAYGAHAALPHYEPINLTNVPIGKTSMLVIDSGGQYLDGTTDVTRTLHFGEPTEEQKKAYTRVLIGSIQLSSLIFPDDLMTDQLDVLARRPLWSTGNDYMHGTGHGIGHFLSVHESPISISYTGGMTVTLKPGFFLSNEPGFYKKDDFGVRLENILEVVTTNISKTTGQNFLKFRDVTLVPYEPKLIDFNMLTPMHRRWLNNYNQRIREEVGRELKKHLKMKGFYWMMDKTKNIPEWGKVNKDILLARSHSNSSTFKKIHVLVIISIIYNIILNFATIYS, encoded by the exons gttTAACAAAGTTACAGAAGAGTCCAGAAttcttattttacaattacaaTGGCGCCAAAAGATCTTATTGTCCTTTGAGTGAACATATCGGTAATCAACCTGTTAACAGAAAGGATACATCTTTAAGATTAAGACAATTAAGATCTGAAATGGTCCGAGTAGCATCAATCGAAACAGCACCACTGCATGGTTATATCGTAACATCAGATGACGAACATCAg AGCGAAACCGTTGATCCACGAGATATgagaagagaatttttaaCCGGATTTTATGGTAGTGCTGGAGATGCAGTTGTAACATTAGCAAAAGCTGTTCTGTGGACAGATGGAAGATATCATCTGCAAGCAGATTTAGAACTCGATTGCAATTGGATACTCATGAAGAGAGGACGAAAACCC ATTCCAACAATAACAGAATGGTTGAAACATGAATTTCAAAATCGGCCAAACATCCGAATAGGTGCAGATCCGAAGTTAGTACCTGCAGCTATATGGGAAGCTTGGGAAATAGATTTAG TAAATACATCCATAAGTTTGGTGGCAGTTCGCAAAAATTTGGTGGATTTAATTTGGCAAGTAGGACGACCAAATTACAATTCTTACTCAGCATACccattgaaaaaagaatatgcaGGGAAATCATggcaagagaaaataaaagatataagattACAAATGAGTCTTGTCAAGGCAGATGCTCTTGTAGTCACAGCATTAGATGAAATAGCTTGGCTCTTCAATATTCGAGGATACGATCTCCCTCATACTCCTGTTCTTAGATCCTACGTCATCGTTACACAAGGATCTCTTCATCTTTATACATCCAAACATAAACTTTTGCGATCCGTTGATACTCATTTAAAAATGGACTCTTGCTTCCACGCGGATTGCGTCAA aTGGCACAATGAAACGTGTATCTGGGATGATTTAAGAACGATGTCTCAAGCATGGAAAAAAGTTTGGCTACCAACACCATGTGGATATGCTCAAGGAgcttcgaaagaaatattttcttcc ATTCCAATTGAAAAACGATTACCAAAAGCATCGCCTATAATTGATCTAAGAGcggtaaaaaatgaaatcgaagCTGAAGGGATGAGGAAAGCTCATATCAGAGATGGCATGGCCATGTGTGATTTTCTTGCTTATATAGAAGAACAAATATCTTTAAATTCTGAGGGATGGGACGAGATGCAAGTATCCAGAGTCGTAAACGAGTTTCGTTTGGAACAGGAACTTAACAAGGGTATTTCCTTTGCAACGATTGCTGCTTACGGTGCTCATGCTGCGTTACCTCATTACGAACcaattaatttaacaaatgtaCCTATCGGGAAAACTTCGATGTTGGTTATTGATTCAGGTGGACAGTATTTAG aCGGTACAACAGATGTAACAAGAACATTACATTTTGGAGAACCTActgaagaacaaaaaaaggcATACACAAGAGTATTAATAGGATCGATACAGTTATCTTCTTTAATCTTTCCAGATGATCTGATGACTGATCAGCTTGATGTATTAGCTAGGAGACCTCTTTGGAGTACTGGTAATGACTACATGCATGGTACTGGTCACGGGATTGGACACTTTTTATCCGTTCATGAAT ccCCAATTAGTATATCATATACAGGTGGTATGACTGTTACTTTAAAGCCaggattttttttatccaatgAACCAGGATTTTACAAAAAGGATGATTTCGGTGTAcgtttagaaaatatacttgAAGTCGTAACTACCAATATATCG AAAACAACAGgacaaaatttcttaaaatttcgGGACGTCACTCTTGTACCATACGAACCTAAATTGATAGACTTTAATATGTTAACACCAATGCAC CGCCGGTggttaaataattacaatcaaCGAATCAGAGAAGAGGTCGgcagagaattaaaaaaacatttaaaaatgaaaggcTTTTATTGGATGATGGACAAGACAAAAAACATTCCTGAATGGGGTAAAGTCAACAAGGACATTCTTCTCGCGCGTTCTCATTCCAATTCTTCTACATTCAAAAAGATTCATGTGCTAGTGATCATTAGCATTatctacaatattattttaa ATTTTGCAACGATTTATAGTTAA
- the LOC127063237 gene encoding xaa-Pro aminopeptidase ApepP isoform X4 has product MTSTKSICKISKHFYTRILIVMKIILITILLACSFGLTKLQKSPEFLFYNYNGAKRSYCPLSEHIGNQPVNRKDTSLRLRQLRSEMVRVASIETAPLHGYIVTSDDEHQSETVDPRDMRREFLTGFYGSAGDAVVTLAKAVLWTDGRYHLQADLELDCNWILMKRGRKPIPTITEWLKHEFQNRPNIRIGADPKLVPAAIWEAWEIDLVNTSISLVAVRKNLVDLIWQVGRPNYNSYSAYPLKKEYAGKSWQEKIKDIRLQMSLVKADALVVTALDEIAWLFNIRGYDLPHTPVLRSYVIVTQGSLHLYTSKHKLLRSVDTHLKMDSCFHADCVKWHNETCIWDDLRTMSQAWKKVWLPTPCGYAQGASKEIFSSIPIEKRLPKASPIIDLRAVKNEIEAEGMRKAHIRDGMAMCDFLAYIEEQISLNSEGWDEMQVSRVVNEFRLEQELNKGISFATIAAYGAHAALPHYEPINLTNVPIGKTSMLVIDSGGQYLDGTTDVTRTLHFGEPTEEQKKAYTRVLIGSIQLSSLIFPDDLMTDQLDVLARRPLWSTGNDYMHGTGHGIGHFLSVHESPISISYTGGMTVTLKPGFFLSNEPGFYKKDDFGVRLENILEVVTTNISKTTGQNFLKFRDVTLVPYEPKLIDFNMLTPMHRRWLNNYNQRIREEVGRELKKHLKMKGFYWMMDKTKNIPEWGKVNKDILLARSHSNSSTFKKIHVLVIISIIYNIILNFATIYS; this is encoded by the exons gttTAACAAAGTTACAGAAGAGTCCAGAAttcttattttacaattacaaTGGCGCCAAAAGATCTTATTGTCCTTTGAGTGAACATATCGGTAATCAACCTGTTAACAGAAAGGATACATCTTTAAGATTAAGACAATTAAGATCTGAAATGGTCCGAGTAGCATCAATCGAAACAGCACCACTGCATGGTTATATCGTAACATCAGATGACGAACATCAg AGCGAAACCGTTGATCCACGAGATATgagaagagaatttttaaCCGGATTTTATGGTAGTGCTGGAGATGCAGTTGTAACATTAGCAAAAGCTGTTCTGTGGACAGATGGAAGATATCATCTGCAAGCAGATTTAGAACTCGATTGCAATTGGATACTCATGAAGAGAGGACGAAAACCC ATTCCAACAATAACAGAATGGTTGAAACATGAATTTCAAAATCGGCCAAACATCCGAATAGGTGCAGATCCGAAGTTAGTACCTGCAGCTATATGGGAAGCTTGGGAAATAGATTTAG TAAATACATCCATAAGTTTGGTGGCAGTTCGCAAAAATTTGGTGGATTTAATTTGGCAAGTAGGACGACCAAATTACAATTCTTACTCAGCATACccattgaaaaaagaatatgcaGGGAAATCATggcaagagaaaataaaagatataagattACAAATGAGTCTTGTCAAGGCAGATGCTCTTGTAGTCACAGCATTAGATGAAATAGCTTGGCTCTTCAATATTCGAGGATACGATCTCCCTCATACTCCTGTTCTTAGATCCTACGTCATCGTTACACAAGGATCTCTTCATCTTTATACATCCAAACATAAACTTTTGCGATCCGTTGATACTCATTTAAAAATGGACTCTTGCTTCCACGCGGATTGCGTCAA aTGGCACAATGAAACGTGTATCTGGGATGATTTAAGAACGATGTCTCAAGCATGGAAAAAAGTTTGGCTACCAACACCATGTGGATATGCTCAAGGAgcttcgaaagaaatattttcttcc ATTCCAATTGAAAAACGATTACCAAAAGCATCGCCTATAATTGATCTAAGAGcggtaaaaaatgaaatcgaagCTGAAGGGATGAGGAAAGCTCATATCAGAGATGGCATGGCCATGTGTGATTTTCTTGCTTATATAGAAGAACAAATATCTTTAAATTCTGAGGGATGGGACGAGATGCAAGTATCCAGAGTCGTAAACGAGTTTCGTTTGGAACAGGAACTTAACAAGGGTATTTCCTTTGCAACGATTGCTGCTTACGGTGCTCATGCTGCGTTACCTCATTACGAACcaattaatttaacaaatgtaCCTATCGGGAAAACTTCGATGTTGGTTATTGATTCAGGTGGACAGTATTTAG aCGGTACAACAGATGTAACAAGAACATTACATTTTGGAGAACCTActgaagaacaaaaaaaggcATACACAAGAGTATTAATAGGATCGATACAGTTATCTTCTTTAATCTTTCCAGATGATCTGATGACTGATCAGCTTGATGTATTAGCTAGGAGACCTCTTTGGAGTACTGGTAATGACTACATGCATGGTACTGGTCACGGGATTGGACACTTTTTATCCGTTCATGAAT ccCCAATTAGTATATCATATACAGGTGGTATGACTGTTACTTTAAAGCCaggattttttttatccaatgAACCAGGATTTTACAAAAAGGATGATTTCGGTGTAcgtttagaaaatatacttgAAGTCGTAACTACCAATATATCG AAAACAACAGgacaaaatttcttaaaatttcgGGACGTCACTCTTGTACCATACGAACCTAAATTGATAGACTTTAATATGTTAACACCAATGCAC CGCCGGTggttaaataattacaatcaaCGAATCAGAGAAGAGGTCGgcagagaattaaaaaaacatttaaaaatgaaaggcTTTTATTGGATGATGGACAAGACAAAAAACATTCCTGAATGGGGTAAAGTCAACAAGGACATTCTTCTCGCGCGTTCTCATTCCAATTCTTCTACATTCAAAAAGATTCATGTGCTAGTGATCATTAGCATTatctacaatattattttaa ATTTTGCAACGATTTATAGTTAA
- the LOC127063237 gene encoding xaa-Pro aminopeptidase ApepP isoform X2 — protein MVKDNHKKYRSDLTSKSTKSICKISKHFYTRILIVMKIILITILLACSFGLTKLQKSPEFLFYNYNGAKRSYCPLSEHIGNQPVNRKDTSLRLRQLRSEMVRVASIETAPLHGYIVTSDDEHQSETVDPRDMRREFLTGFYGSAGDAVVTLAKAVLWTDGRYHLQADLELDCNWILMKRGRKPIPTITEWLKHEFQNRPNIRIGADPKLVPAAIWEAWEIDLVNTSISLVAVRKNLVDLIWQVGRPNYNSYSAYPLKKEYAGKSWQEKIKDIRLQMSLVKADALVVTALDEIAWLFNIRGYDLPHTPVLRSYVIVTQGSLHLYTSKHKLLRSVDTHLKMDSCFHADCVKWHNETCIWDDLRTMSQAWKKVWLPTPCGYAQGASKEIFSSIPIEKRLPKASPIIDLRAVKNEIEAEGMRKAHIRDGMAMCDFLAYIEEQISLNSEGWDEMQVSRVVNEFRLEQELNKGISFATIAAYGAHAALPHYEPINLTNVPIGKTSMLVIDSGGQYLDGTTDVTRTLHFGEPTEEQKKAYTRVLIGSIQLSSLIFPDDLMTDQLDVLARRPLWSTGNDYMHGTGHGIGHFLSVHESPISISYTGGMTVTLKPGFFLSNEPGFYKKDDFGVRLENILEVVTTNISKTTGQNFLKFRDVTLVPYEPKLIDFNMLTPMHRRWLNNYNQRIREEVGRELKKHLKMKGFYWMMDKTKNIPEWGKVNKDILLARSHSNSSTFKKIHVLVIISIIYNIILNFATIYS, from the exons gttTAACAAAGTTACAGAAGAGTCCAGAAttcttattttacaattacaaTGGCGCCAAAAGATCTTATTGTCCTTTGAGTGAACATATCGGTAATCAACCTGTTAACAGAAAGGATACATCTTTAAGATTAAGACAATTAAGATCTGAAATGGTCCGAGTAGCATCAATCGAAACAGCACCACTGCATGGTTATATCGTAACATCAGATGACGAACATCAg AGCGAAACCGTTGATCCACGAGATATgagaagagaatttttaaCCGGATTTTATGGTAGTGCTGGAGATGCAGTTGTAACATTAGCAAAAGCTGTTCTGTGGACAGATGGAAGATATCATCTGCAAGCAGATTTAGAACTCGATTGCAATTGGATACTCATGAAGAGAGGACGAAAACCC ATTCCAACAATAACAGAATGGTTGAAACATGAATTTCAAAATCGGCCAAACATCCGAATAGGTGCAGATCCGAAGTTAGTACCTGCAGCTATATGGGAAGCTTGGGAAATAGATTTAG TAAATACATCCATAAGTTTGGTGGCAGTTCGCAAAAATTTGGTGGATTTAATTTGGCAAGTAGGACGACCAAATTACAATTCTTACTCAGCATACccattgaaaaaagaatatgcaGGGAAATCATggcaagagaaaataaaagatataagattACAAATGAGTCTTGTCAAGGCAGATGCTCTTGTAGTCACAGCATTAGATGAAATAGCTTGGCTCTTCAATATTCGAGGATACGATCTCCCTCATACTCCTGTTCTTAGATCCTACGTCATCGTTACACAAGGATCTCTTCATCTTTATACATCCAAACATAAACTTTTGCGATCCGTTGATACTCATTTAAAAATGGACTCTTGCTTCCACGCGGATTGCGTCAA aTGGCACAATGAAACGTGTATCTGGGATGATTTAAGAACGATGTCTCAAGCATGGAAAAAAGTTTGGCTACCAACACCATGTGGATATGCTCAAGGAgcttcgaaagaaatattttcttcc ATTCCAATTGAAAAACGATTACCAAAAGCATCGCCTATAATTGATCTAAGAGcggtaaaaaatgaaatcgaagCTGAAGGGATGAGGAAAGCTCATATCAGAGATGGCATGGCCATGTGTGATTTTCTTGCTTATATAGAAGAACAAATATCTTTAAATTCTGAGGGATGGGACGAGATGCAAGTATCCAGAGTCGTAAACGAGTTTCGTTTGGAACAGGAACTTAACAAGGGTATTTCCTTTGCAACGATTGCTGCTTACGGTGCTCATGCTGCGTTACCTCATTACGAACcaattaatttaacaaatgtaCCTATCGGGAAAACTTCGATGTTGGTTATTGATTCAGGTGGACAGTATTTAG aCGGTACAACAGATGTAACAAGAACATTACATTTTGGAGAACCTActgaagaacaaaaaaaggcATACACAAGAGTATTAATAGGATCGATACAGTTATCTTCTTTAATCTTTCCAGATGATCTGATGACTGATCAGCTTGATGTATTAGCTAGGAGACCTCTTTGGAGTACTGGTAATGACTACATGCATGGTACTGGTCACGGGATTGGACACTTTTTATCCGTTCATGAAT ccCCAATTAGTATATCATATACAGGTGGTATGACTGTTACTTTAAAGCCaggattttttttatccaatgAACCAGGATTTTACAAAAAGGATGATTTCGGTGTAcgtttagaaaatatacttgAAGTCGTAACTACCAATATATCG AAAACAACAGgacaaaatttcttaaaatttcgGGACGTCACTCTTGTACCATACGAACCTAAATTGATAGACTTTAATATGTTAACACCAATGCAC CGCCGGTggttaaataattacaatcaaCGAATCAGAGAAGAGGTCGgcagagaattaaaaaaacatttaaaaatgaaaggcTTTTATTGGATGATGGACAAGACAAAAAACATTCCTGAATGGGGTAAAGTCAACAAGGACATTCTTCTCGCGCGTTCTCATTCCAATTCTTCTACATTCAAAAAGATTCATGTGCTAGTGATCATTAGCATTatctacaatattattttaa ATTTTGCAACGATTTATAGTTAA
- the LOC127063237 gene encoding xaa-Pro aminopeptidase ApepP isoform X3 has product MTKSTKSICKISKHFYTRILIVMKIILITILLACSFGLTKLQKSPEFLFYNYNGAKRSYCPLSEHIGNQPVNRKDTSLRLRQLRSEMVRVASIETAPLHGYIVTSDDEHQSETVDPRDMRREFLTGFYGSAGDAVVTLAKAVLWTDGRYHLQADLELDCNWILMKRGRKPIPTITEWLKHEFQNRPNIRIGADPKLVPAAIWEAWEIDLVNTSISLVAVRKNLVDLIWQVGRPNYNSYSAYPLKKEYAGKSWQEKIKDIRLQMSLVKADALVVTALDEIAWLFNIRGYDLPHTPVLRSYVIVTQGSLHLYTSKHKLLRSVDTHLKMDSCFHADCVKWHNETCIWDDLRTMSQAWKKVWLPTPCGYAQGASKEIFSSIPIEKRLPKASPIIDLRAVKNEIEAEGMRKAHIRDGMAMCDFLAYIEEQISLNSEGWDEMQVSRVVNEFRLEQELNKGISFATIAAYGAHAALPHYEPINLTNVPIGKTSMLVIDSGGQYLDGTTDVTRTLHFGEPTEEQKKAYTRVLIGSIQLSSLIFPDDLMTDQLDVLARRPLWSTGNDYMHGTGHGIGHFLSVHESPISISYTGGMTVTLKPGFFLSNEPGFYKKDDFGVRLENILEVVTTNISKTTGQNFLKFRDVTLVPYEPKLIDFNMLTPMHRRWLNNYNQRIREEVGRELKKHLKMKGFYWMMDKTKNIPEWGKVNKDILLARSHSNSSTFKKIHVLVIISIIYNIILNFATIYS; this is encoded by the exons gttTAACAAAGTTACAGAAGAGTCCAGAAttcttattttacaattacaaTGGCGCCAAAAGATCTTATTGTCCTTTGAGTGAACATATCGGTAATCAACCTGTTAACAGAAAGGATACATCTTTAAGATTAAGACAATTAAGATCTGAAATGGTCCGAGTAGCATCAATCGAAACAGCACCACTGCATGGTTATATCGTAACATCAGATGACGAACATCAg AGCGAAACCGTTGATCCACGAGATATgagaagagaatttttaaCCGGATTTTATGGTAGTGCTGGAGATGCAGTTGTAACATTAGCAAAAGCTGTTCTGTGGACAGATGGAAGATATCATCTGCAAGCAGATTTAGAACTCGATTGCAATTGGATACTCATGAAGAGAGGACGAAAACCC ATTCCAACAATAACAGAATGGTTGAAACATGAATTTCAAAATCGGCCAAACATCCGAATAGGTGCAGATCCGAAGTTAGTACCTGCAGCTATATGGGAAGCTTGGGAAATAGATTTAG TAAATACATCCATAAGTTTGGTGGCAGTTCGCAAAAATTTGGTGGATTTAATTTGGCAAGTAGGACGACCAAATTACAATTCTTACTCAGCATACccattgaaaaaagaatatgcaGGGAAATCATggcaagagaaaataaaagatataagattACAAATGAGTCTTGTCAAGGCAGATGCTCTTGTAGTCACAGCATTAGATGAAATAGCTTGGCTCTTCAATATTCGAGGATACGATCTCCCTCATACTCCTGTTCTTAGATCCTACGTCATCGTTACACAAGGATCTCTTCATCTTTATACATCCAAACATAAACTTTTGCGATCCGTTGATACTCATTTAAAAATGGACTCTTGCTTCCACGCGGATTGCGTCAA aTGGCACAATGAAACGTGTATCTGGGATGATTTAAGAACGATGTCTCAAGCATGGAAAAAAGTTTGGCTACCAACACCATGTGGATATGCTCAAGGAgcttcgaaagaaatattttcttcc ATTCCAATTGAAAAACGATTACCAAAAGCATCGCCTATAATTGATCTAAGAGcggtaaaaaatgaaatcgaagCTGAAGGGATGAGGAAAGCTCATATCAGAGATGGCATGGCCATGTGTGATTTTCTTGCTTATATAGAAGAACAAATATCTTTAAATTCTGAGGGATGGGACGAGATGCAAGTATCCAGAGTCGTAAACGAGTTTCGTTTGGAACAGGAACTTAACAAGGGTATTTCCTTTGCAACGATTGCTGCTTACGGTGCTCATGCTGCGTTACCTCATTACGAACcaattaatttaacaaatgtaCCTATCGGGAAAACTTCGATGTTGGTTATTGATTCAGGTGGACAGTATTTAG aCGGTACAACAGATGTAACAAGAACATTACATTTTGGAGAACCTActgaagaacaaaaaaaggcATACACAAGAGTATTAATAGGATCGATACAGTTATCTTCTTTAATCTTTCCAGATGATCTGATGACTGATCAGCTTGATGTATTAGCTAGGAGACCTCTTTGGAGTACTGGTAATGACTACATGCATGGTACTGGTCACGGGATTGGACACTTTTTATCCGTTCATGAAT ccCCAATTAGTATATCATATACAGGTGGTATGACTGTTACTTTAAAGCCaggattttttttatccaatgAACCAGGATTTTACAAAAAGGATGATTTCGGTGTAcgtttagaaaatatacttgAAGTCGTAACTACCAATATATCG AAAACAACAGgacaaaatttcttaaaatttcgGGACGTCACTCTTGTACCATACGAACCTAAATTGATAGACTTTAATATGTTAACACCAATGCAC CGCCGGTggttaaataattacaatcaaCGAATCAGAGAAGAGGTCGgcagagaattaaaaaaacatttaaaaatgaaaggcTTTTATTGGATGATGGACAAGACAAAAAACATTCCTGAATGGGGTAAAGTCAACAAGGACATTCTTCTCGCGCGTTCTCATTCCAATTCTTCTACATTCAAAAAGATTCATGTGCTAGTGATCATTAGCATTatctacaatattattttaa ATTTTGCAACGATTTATAGTTAA